Proteins co-encoded in one Drosophila kikkawai strain 14028-0561.14 unplaced genomic scaffold, DkikHiC1v2 scaffold_186, whole genome shotgun sequence genomic window:
- the LOC121503124 gene encoding uncharacterized protein, giving the protein MSKEKLPAGRDDETQALAVARAEEELLRNFQRVKQKVQHSPLTTTTETHPMSAPPDVHGPVFVFGDKEEESATPKRSRDAVSPGGKSDGAKKQKVEASAQALVEKLGTMLDDMIAKFTDTKSNNKKGEIPAHRGTPPRAGAMSKEKLPAGRDDETQALAVARAEEELLRNFQRVKQKVQHSPLTTTTETHPMSAPPDVHGPVFVFGDKEEESATPKRSRDAVSPGGKSDGAKKQKVEASAQALVEKLGTMLDDMIAKFTDTKSNNKKVVRHVTQSTIDSMLAMKKLQLEIAEVIPDAHPERTTLCASQQTTPTLSGTKHADAPAGRPGNPAWQLVKAKPKPKYPQTRSETSVREEDRAPRTPKPRKQRSDAILIKCNEGSYADMLKIVKTEPSLQGLKNSVQGVRRTANGGLLLRMQKPLDPATQQLQAAIKTAISGKAEVTVMHETVQVEIHDLDDMTSGEEVTMALFAGEECDISGDSAPRMRKAFGGTQIATVNLRPEHARRLLEKGKIRIGWVVCRIRQKTEPKRCFKCMGFGHNAVRCRAPEATAKTTQDSCFKCGGTGHKHKTCHGKPIAAQDLLSQTATELKTDIAILNEPYRAKPDGVWQQSTDGGAAIWSCGQPAGHMTQRASRPGYTRAKIHEVTVYSCYLAPSMHIDAFREVVQEIAQDARGRSPVLIAGDFNAWSTAWGSSRTTQRGTILLDALATLNVCLLNDGNRCTYSKAGRESVIDLTFASPELTRNSQWEVTDLLTYSDHAAITFNTMHSQQRLPDRQTAYRVHTLNVEVLLASMDCNAIIGDANSCADALSARIKAACDAAMESSSRGCGRRPVPWWNQEIATARSECLSARRRCQRNRGRPLQGMYESIYRERKKALKVAIRASKNRCFQDLCDAADQEPFGSAYKMVMGKLIRQPTPTSHEQLGAIVTTLFPAQPPLVLPNVTVGEPIPIDEEEVLSALTSCKASKAPGPDGIPNAALLAIAKFHPKLFAEVYNNCIAERTFPQAGSSKGLYSFRSRENWTTIHLHTGPSAC; this is encoded by the exons ATGAGCAAGGAGAAGCTGCCAGCAGGCCGGGATGACGAGACCCAGGCACTGGCGGTAGCGAGAGcagaggaggagctgctgcgtAACTTTCAGCGTGTAAAGCAGAAGGTACAACACTCGCCTCTAACGACCACGACCGAGACGCACCCGATGTCAGCACCACCGGATGTGCATGGCCCGGTGTTCGTATTTGGCGATAAGGAAGAGGAGTCGGCCACCCCAAAAAGAAGCCGCGATGCTGTGAGCCCAGGCGGAAAATCCGACGGAGCCAAAAAGCAGAAGGTCGAAGCTAGCGCACAAGCCCTGGTTGAGAAGCTTGGAACGATGCTGGATGACATGATCGCGAAGTTCACGGAcaccaaaagcaacaacaaaaag GGGGAAATTCCCGCGCACCGAGGGACCCCACCAAGAGCAGGTGCGATGAGCAAGGAGAAGCTGCCAGCAGGCCGGGATGACGAGACCCAGGCACTGGCGGTAGCGAGAGcagaggaggagctgctgcgtAACTTTCAGCGTGTAAAGCAGAAGGTACAACACTCGCCTCTAACGACCACGACCGAGACGCACCCGATGTCAGCACCACCGGATGTGCATGGCCCGGTGTTCGTATTTGGCGATAAGGAAGAGGAGTCGGCCACCCCAAAAAGAAGCCGCGATGCTGTGAGCCCAGGCGGAAAATCCGACGGAGCCAAAAAGCAGAAGGTCGAAGCTAGCGCACAAGCCCTGGTTGAGAAGCTTGGAACGATGCTGGATGACATGATCGCGAAGTTCACGGAcaccaaaagcaacaacaaaaaggttGTCCGTCACGTCACGCAGAGCACAATAGACTCGATGCTGGCTATGAAAAAGCTACAGCTCGAAATTGCAGAAGTTATCCCCGACGCCCACCCCGAGCGCACCACCCTATGCGCTAGCCAGCAGACAACCCCGACGCTGAGTGGCACGAAGCATGCGGATGCACCCGCAGGCAGGCCAGGAAATCCAGCTTGGCAACTTGTTAAGGCCAAGCCCAAGCCGAAGTACCCTCAGACCAGATCTGAGACCAGCGTGCGGGAGGAAGATCGCGCACCACGCACTCCGAAGCCAAGGAAACAGCGCTCTGACGCTATTCTAATCAAATGCAACGAAGGATCCTACGCGGACATGCTGAAGATTGTAAAAACCGAGCCCTCCCTACAGGGACTCAAGAATAGCGTGCAAGGTGTGCGAAGGACAGCTAATGGCGGGCTCCTGCTTAGGATGCAAAAGCCCCTCGATCCAGCTACGCAACAGCTACAAGCTGCCATAAAGACAGCCATCTCCGGCAAAGCGGAAGTGACTGTCATGCATGAAACAGTCCAGGTGGAGATTCACGATCTGGACGACATGACCAGCGGAGAGGAGGTCACCATGGCCCTGTTCGCTGGCGAAGAATGCGACATTTCAGGCGACTCTGCACCCAGGATGCGGAAAGCATTCGGCGGGACTCAGATCGCTACGGTCAACCTTAGACCTGAGCATGCGCGGAGGCTGCTGGAGAAGGGCAAAATCCGGATCGGATGGGTCGTCTGCCGCATTAGGCAGAAGACAGAACCGAAGCGCTGCTTTAAGTGCATGGGCTTCGGACATAACGCGGTGAGATGCCGAGCCCCGGAAGCAACAGCCAAGACCACGCAGGACTCCTGCTTCAAATGCGGAGGCACTGGCCATAAGCACAAAACATGCCATGGCAAGCCTAT AGCAGCCCAGGACCTCCTGTCCCAAACGGCTACGGAGCTGAAAACAGACATCGCTATACTAAACGAACCGTATAGGGCAAAACCTGACGGTGTGTGGCAGCAGAGCACCGACGGCGGGGCAGCCATCTGGAGCTGCGGGCAGCCTGCGGGCCATATGACGCAGAGAGCGTCGAGACCTGGCTACACCAGGGCCAAGATCCATGAGGTGACCGTGTACAGCTGTTACCTTGCTCCGAGCATGCACATAGACGCCTTCCGAGAGGTGGTGCAGGAGATCGCCCAGGACGCCCGTGGAAGGTCGCCGGTATTAATCGCTGGGGACTTCAATGCATGGTCCACCGCCTGGGGGAGCTCGAGGACAACGCAGAGGGGAACCATCCTCCTGGATGCCCTGGCCACCCTGAATGTCTGCCTCCTCAACGACGGTAACAGGTGCACCTACAGCAAGGCAGGCAGAGAGTCAGTCATCGACCTGACCTTTGCCAGCCCGGAACTCACCCGGAACAGCCAATGGGAAGTCACGGACCTGCTAACATACAGCGACCATGCCGCGATAACCTTCAATACGATGCACAGCCAGCAGCGACTTCCTGACCGGCAAACTGCGTATAGGGTACACACCCTAAACGTAGAAGTGCTTCTAGCCAGCATGGATTGCAACGCCATCATTGGGGATGCAAATAGCTGCGCGGATGCGTTATCTGCCAGGATCAAGGCTGCCTGCGATGCGGCAATGGAGAGCTCCAGCAGGGGATGTGGCAGGCGACCAGTCCCGTGGTGGAACCAGGAGATAGCCACAGCCCGAAGCGAGTGCCTCTCAGCAAGGCGGAGATGCCAGCGAAACAGAGGACGCCCTCTGCAAGGGATGTACGAGTCCATCTACAGGGAGAGGAAGAAAGCCCTCAAAGTGGCCATCAGGGCGAGCAAAAACAGGTGCTTCCAGGACCTCTGCGACGCGGCTGACCAGGAGCCGTTCGGGTCGGCCTACAAGATGGTAATGGGAAAGCTAATCAGACAGCCGACACCAACCTCCCATGAGCAACTGGGAGCAATAGTTACCACGCTGTTCCCAGCCCAGCCGCCCCTAGTGCTTCCCAACGTGACCGTGGGGGAACCAATCCCTATTGATGAAGAGGAGGTCCTAAGCGCGCTAACCAGCTGCAAAGCCTCCAAGGCCCCTGGACCAGACGGCATCCCAAACGCGGCCCTGCTTGCGATAGCGAAGTTCCACCCAAAGTTGTTCGCGGAGGTGTACAACAACTGCATCGCCGAACGGACTTTCCCACAGGCTGGAAGCAGCAAAGGCTTGTACTCGTTCCGAAGCCGGGAAAATTGGACGACGATCCATCTTCATACCGGCCCCTCTGCATGCTGA